The DNA sequence ATCTTGGCGTCGGTGTAGTTTTTCACCACGCATGGCACTTCTGAAAGGCCCGCCATCCTGGCCGCCCGCAAACGTCGCTCCCCGGCCACCAGTTCATAGCCGTCATCGATTCTTCTCAACAAAAGAGGCTGAATAACCCCCTGTTCTTTAATGGAATGGGAGAGTGCCGCAAGCTCGTCTTCCGGGAACTGGGTGCGTGGCTGATAGCGATTGGGCTGAATCAGTTCGATGTCACACTGGAAATATTCATTTGACATGTTGTCGATGGAATCGATATCCGGTATAAGGGCCCCCAATCCCATGCCCAGGGCCTTTTTTTTCCTTTTTTGGGTTCTTTCTTTTGGCATCTCTACCTGTTTTTCAGCTGTCCCCGTCAGTGAGGAAGCCCTCCTTATCATTATAAAAAATGACGGTTGTTCATAATCTCTTCCGCCAGTGACATGTAGCTTTTAGCCCCTATGGAGGAGGCGTCATACATCAGGATGGGCTTGCCGAAGCTGGGGGCTTCGCCCAGCCTGACATTGCGTGGAACGATTGTTTTGAACACCAGGTTTTTGAAATATTTTTCCGCATCTTCAGCCACCTGGTAAGACAAATTTGTACGTTTGTCGAACATGGTCAGCAGGATGCCGGCAATCCTGAGTCCCGGGTTCAAACCGCGTTTGATCCGTTTGACCGTCTGCAGAAGCTGGCTCAACCCCTCCAGAGCGTAAAACTCGCACTGCAACGGAATAATCAGGGCATCGGCGGCTGCCATGGCATTGATGGTCAAGAGACTCAACGAAGGGGGGCAGTCGAGAATAATGTACTCAAAAGACGGATCTACATCGTCAAGCAGCCCTTTCAGCGCCTTTTCCCTTGCCGGTCTGGAAAGCATCTCGACGTCAAACCCGATCAGTTCGACGCGTGAAGGGATGACCTTCAGGGCCTCGATCTCGCTGTCTACAATGAGGCTCTCGACCGCTTCCTCTCCGATCAGCCCGTGGTAGAGGGTTTTATCAATGGCGCTTTTGTCGATGCCGAGACCGGTGGTGGCATTGGCTTGCGGGTCACAGTCCACCAGCAGCGTTTTCTGTTGGGCCGCCCCCAAGGCGGCGGCCAGGTTAACGGCGGTGGTCGTCTTGCCCACACCACCCTTTTGATTGGCAATGCAAAATATTTGCTTCATAAATAAAAATTTTCTGTTCGTTTCAAATGTCGATATCCTGAACCATCCGGTTCAGGCATTATAAACATTAAATGCATCATTGTACAACAGCGCGGATGATGCTTATTCTTAGTATGGGCGTTGTCGAGAGCCTTCCCCGCCGAAGGGCGGGGTTGCCGCATATACAAGGAAGATGCTTTTCCGCTATAGTGGGCTATGCGGCAAGGCATCCGACACAGTAGATGCGGTGAGATCGGCAATCCCAACGGGTTTCAAATTTTAGGGATTAAAATCGATGTAATCCTTTGAAAATAGATGAAAATAAGCGACCCCTAAAATTTGAAACGCACAGGTTAGGGAGAAGCTGTTATTAACACGCCTACTGTACAAACACAATAGCTTCTGGGCAAATAGGGGAAGCTTGCCGTTTCCCCCGGTTTTTGATAGAAAATCGACATGCGCACATGGAAACAATCAGCGATGGCCTGCCTGATGGTAGTGGGCCTCATAGGAATGCTGGCATGCCCGAGCCACGGCATCACCTTGAAAGAGGAAGAGGAACTTTCCCAGGAGTTCATGGCCGTTGTGGCCAGCCGGTATACCTTCATCAAAGACCCTGTTATTGAAGACTACGTCAACGAAGTGGGGCAGCGCATCCTTAAGGTGGTGCCCACCCAGCCTTTTCACTACCATTTCCATATCATTAAGGAGGACGTCTACAACGCCTTTGCCACACCTGCCGGACACATCTTCATCAACAGCGGCCTTTTGGAGGCGCTTAAAAGCGAAGAGGAGCTCGCCGGAATAATCGGCCACGAAATTGCCCACGTTGTCTGCCGTCACATATCCCAAAGAATCGATCGGGCGCCGAAAATCAGTCTGGCAACGTTGGCAGGCATCGCCGCTGGTATTTTTCTGGGGGCGGCAGGCGCCGGAGATGTCGGCAGTGCCGTGGTCATGGGATCCATGGCCGCCAGTCAGTCGGCCATGCTGGCCTACAGCCGCGAAGATGAGCTCCAGGCCGACCAGCTGGGGTTAATCTATCTGTACGACTCCGGATACGGGGCAGAAGGGTTGCTGGATTCGCTGAAAACCATCCGCAGCAAACAGTGGTTCGGCTCCGAACAGGTCCCCAGCTACCTGATGACCCACCCCGCTTCGGAAGATCGCATGGCCAATATCGATCTGTGGCTTGAGAGCCACCAGGTTCCGGAGGCAAAACGATATCACCCCGATACGGAAGCCTTTCAGATGATGCAGGCGACCCTGACGGGCAAGTACGGCGATGAAAGCGGGGCGCTCAAACGATTCGAGGCGCGGTTGCGGGTTTCTCCCGAAGACCCTTTCGCCAATTACGGCTACGCCCTTGTGCTGTCCAGGGTAGGAAGGCGCACAGAGGCCATCGATCACCTCTTGAACGCCCTGGAAAAAAAGGCGTTGAACCCCCAGTTGCTAGGCGAACTCGGCAGAATTTACTTTCAGGATGGTGACTATGAAAAAGCCCTGCGGGTACTCGAGCCGGCTGTGAAAATGGGACCGTCCAACCCCGATGCCATGTTTTTTCTAGGTCGCACCTACATGGAACTGGGCCAGGCTGAGAAGGCGGTCGACATCCTGGAAGGGTTGACGAAAAATTACCCCGATTTCAGCGAAGCACGCTATTTTCTGGGAACCGCTTACGGGCAGCAGGGCAACATGGAGGGCGCCCACTATCATCTCGGAATGTATTATGCGCGCCGTGGCAAATTGAAAAGTGCGGTCTTTCATCTGAAACGGGCACAGGAGATCACCACGGACCCTAAAAGGCAGGAAGAAATAGACAAACAGCTCGAAGACCTCAACCGGCGCATTACCCAGGCATCCAGGCAAACGCCCTGATATCCCACAGGACCTGTTCACCATCGATAGCACAGGAAAGAATGTGTTGTGAGTCACACCTTTCGTTCACTTCAGCTGCGGTCGAAACGGGAAAATTTCATGGTGAAGGTGCCCCGGCCCTGGGTGGCCGAGCGCAATGAGGTGGAATAGCCGAACATCCTGGCCAGGGGTACGACGGCCTTGATCACCTGCATGCGCGTCTGGGGCTCGATGGATTCG is a window from the Deltaproteobacteria bacterium genome containing:
- a CDS encoding AAA family ATPase, whose product is MKQIFCIANQKGGVGKTTTAVNLAAALGAAQQKTLLVDCDPQANATTGLGIDKSAIDKTLYHGLIGEEAVESLIVDSEIEALKVIPSRVELIGFDVEMLSRPAREKALKGLLDDVDPSFEYIILDCPPSLSLLTINAMAAADALIIPLQCEFYALEGLSQLLQTVKRIKRGLNPGLRIAGILLTMFDKRTNLSYQVAEDAEKYFKNLVFKTIVPRNVRLGEAPSFGKPILMYDASSIGAKSYMSLAEEIMNNRHFL
- a CDS encoding M48 family metalloprotease gives rise to the protein MRTWKQSAMACLMVVGLIGMLACPSHGITLKEEEELSQEFMAVVASRYTFIKDPVIEDYVNEVGQRILKVVPTQPFHYHFHIIKEDVYNAFATPAGHIFINSGLLEALKSEEELAGIIGHEIAHVVCRHISQRIDRAPKISLATLAGIAAGIFLGAAGAGDVGSAVVMGSMAASQSAMLAYSREDELQADQLGLIYLYDSGYGAEGLLDSLKTIRSKQWFGSEQVPSYLMTHPASEDRMANIDLWLESHQVPEAKRYHPDTEAFQMMQATLTGKYGDESGALKRFEARLRVSPEDPFANYGYALVLSRVGRRTEAIDHLLNALEKKALNPQLLGELGRIYFQDGDYEKALRVLEPAVKMGPSNPDAMFFLGRTYMELGQAEKAVDILEGLTKNYPDFSEARYFLGTAYGQQGNMEGAHYHLGMYYARRGKLKSAVFHLKRAQEITTDPKRQEEIDKQLEDLNRRITQASRQTP